TTCGTTTGCATGCGCAAACTCGTGCCGTTGCGAACGTCGGAGCACCTTGGTCGTTAGGCGTAATCGAGAAAAAACATTGTAAAATAGATTTTGCTAATTTGCTTTAATATATTCTATGTCGATAAAAGATTATTTCTCAGATAAGATTGCTGCAATTTCAACTCCAAGCGAATCTAATCTTCTTTCCAATCTCTAATTTTACTCGATTTTCCGATAATTCTGCAGTTCTCTTTAAATTAGATTGCAAAGGGGATCATTTTCAAGTAAGTAGTTTCAGTTTTTTGCTGATACTAATATCTTTAAGCGCTTTCTGCCGGACTTAAAAAAATCATACCAAAGTTTATCTGGAATTGCTAAGATTGAAACATCATATGAGGATGATGTTCTAAAAATCAAATTCAAAGACAATGGTCATATTGATATTCTGTGTAATGTATTTATTCATGATGAATATTCTCAGGTCGTAAATATTGGGTTTGAATTAGATCAATCGTATTTGCCATCATTTATTGAATCATTAGAAAAGATTTACGAGGAACTATTTCCATAAGTTCTCGACTACGCCTAACTTTCGGTGCTTCCGCAGCGCTTCGAGCTTGCTTCGCAACTCTCGCTTGGCCTTCGGCACATTTCGCTTTGTCACTCGCCTTGCAGAGCAAGTCTCGTGCCAAGTGCTTACGCACTCGCGAAACGTCGGAACACCTTGGTCGTTATACGCAAGACGCCCAAATATTGCATTTTATAGAAGAATTCATTTGACTTATATACAAAGATTGTATATACTAAAGAAATGAACCAGACTGTTAATATTTCCTTTGAAAAGGGGCTTTTAAAAGAAATAGATAAAATTGCCAAAAGAGAACATAGATCAAGGTCAGAATTGATTCGTGAAGCGGCGAGAGCCTATATAGAAAAGAAATTTAAATGGGAAAAATTTTCGAAATTGGCTCAGCAATTTCTAAGACAGCAAATATTACTGAGGAATCCATTATAGATGAGATAAAACTAATTAGGAAGCAGAAGAAAACTCCCTGATGCTTAAAGTTCTTATAGATACCAATGTTTACATATCAGCAATTCTATTTGGTGGCAAACCTAAAGTTATTTTAGAAGAGCTAATATCGGGTAAGATAATTGGCTACATTTCTGATTCCATCTTAAAAGAAATTGAAGAGACATTAAAAAAGCCAAAATTTAAGTTAAGTGAAGAATTTATCTCAATAGTTTTATCTGAAATTGAATCACTCACAGAGAAAATAGTAAATATATCTCTAAAAGACTATGCGGGTCTTCGAGACAGAGATGATTATCACATACTTGAGAGTGCGATTTCAGCAAAGGTCGATTATTTAATTACTGGCGATCAAGATTTACTGGTTTTAAAGAATTTGAAATCTCTCAAGATTATTTCTCCTGAACAATATTTAAGTTTGGATAGTAGTGGGGCGTCCAGCGTATAACTAACAGCTCTGGCGCAGCGCTTCGGGATTGCTTTCGCAACCCTCGCTTGGGCTTCGCCACATTCCGCTTTGTCACTCGTCTTGCAGTGGCAAGCCTCGTGCCAAGTCCTTCGGACTCGCGGAACGTCGCCAAGCGTTGGTCGTTAGCTGCAATTGCCGTATAATGTTGTCGTGAACACATAAGAATGTATGTTCTTATTTGATGAGAGATAATAAGAAATATGAAAAGAATAAGTCCTCAAGAAAAGAAAGAACTTTCATACAAGAAGGACTCGATGTCTCCAACTGAAAGTGCTAAACAATATCGGAAAGGATGGAGGAAGAAAAAGATTACAGAACAGCGCTCTGAACGAAGAAAAGCTAAGCAAACTATTTCCGAATCCATTCATGAAAGGTTTTTGAATGTTCAAGAATTGGATTTTCATTTTATTCTCAGAAAAAGGATGGAAAAATGGGAATCGATGAATTTGCGCGAATGGATTCGTTATAAAGCCGATAAGAGGATTGTTTTTACAGCTAGAAATTTTTTTAAAACTAGCTACAATAAAGAAGAACATGAATCATCGTTCTCTAACTTTTTGGAGAATCTATTTGCAGATAATATCGATAATCCGAAAGAAATTGCAGCTCTTTTGAAAAGTAGCATCGTAGGAGACTTGAGTCCGAAAGGAAAAAATAGTTTTGAGCGCTTTTTCTTGAGACAACGGCATATTTGGTTATCAAAATATTTCGAAGACAATCAAGTAATGAGGGAAAGATTGAAAAATTGGATCGAAAAAATTGTGGGTTCTGGTTGAAGAGATTATATATAGGTTCTTGCAACGACGGCAACTGCAGCTAACTTTCGGTGCTTCCGCTCCGCTTCGAGATCGCTAACGCGACTCTCGCTCGGGCTTCGCCACATTCGCGTCCGTCACTGCACTTGCTTGCGCAAGTTCGCGCCGTTGCGAACGTCGGAACACCTTGGTCGTTAGGCGGACATTCCGGAAAGATATTATTTGATAATGAAAAAACTTTTAGCTCTAATAATTCTAACAGCTTCATTTTCTTTATCATCTAAAGAAATTACTTCTGTAACTGTGAAGAAAAGTGAAAGGAAGCTTGTAGTAACTCAAAATGGTGTAAATATTCTGGAATTGAAGATTTCACTTGGATTTAATCCTGATGGGAATAAGTTGCAAGAAGGTGATGGTAAAACACCTGAAGGCGAATATAAACTAGATTATCTAATAAATGATTGGGAATACTATAAAGCTTTTCATATTTCTTATCCAAAGGTTGATCAGATAAAAAAGGCAAAGGAAAATGGAGTAAACCCCGGTGGCGGAATCCTAATTCATGGAATGCAGACAAAATGGAATTGGATAGGGAAATTACATACATTTTGGGACTGGACTCATGGCTGTATTGCAGTTACTAATGAACAAATGGATAAGTTGATAGAAATAGTTCCGGTTGGTTCAAAAATCATAATTGAACCATGATCAATTTAAATATTTGTTGTTCGATCCGGAACGTCGCCTAACTGTCGGTGCCTCCGCTCCGCTCAAGGCTGCTTCCGCACCTCTCGCTCGGGCTATGCCACATTCGCGTCCGTCACTTCGTTTGCATGAGCAAACTCGTGCCGTTGCGAACGTCGGAGCACCTCGGTCGTTAAGCGAAACGGCCAATAAAATTTTTCAACTAAGATTATGAGTTTTTCTCCAAATAAACAATATAAATATGAACTAATATATGAAGGAGAAGTTAGGTTTGGACCACCTTACTACTCCTTGAAGTTAAATAATAAGTCAGTAAAAAACAGAACTTTTGGTGAAGAAGCAAGATGGTCAAATGATTCCCGATACTTGGCTATACAAGAATGGCTAACTATTGATTACGTAGAAGGCCCAATTACTCGAGTAATGTTATTCGATATGCAAACGAGAAAATATATTACTTTCAAAGAATTGGATAAAGGATTTGTAGAAGAATTTAAATTTGTAAATAATCAATTGATTTACATTAATCATTACTATGGGATTAAGACGATTGAAGAAGTAAAACTCGAACTAAGCTCTATTAATAAGTGGTATTCAATGAAACTATTATGGGCCGCATCGCTTAACTATCGGCTCTGGCGCTTCGCTTCGAGCTTGCTTCGCAACTCTCGCTCGGGCTAAAGCCACATTCCGCTTTGTCACTCGTCTTGCATGGCAAGTCTCGCGCCAAGTCCTTCGGACTCGCGGAACGTCGCCAAGCCTTGGTCGTTAGACGATAGGCCAAAAGAAAATAGCTGTATGAGAGGAATTGTGATTGGAGCAGGCGCAAGCTTTTCGGAATCCTTGGCAGTACATGCTCCAAGCGAATTTCAAATGCCACTGATAAAGAATTTTGCTCGTCAAACTTGGTTTGATTGGGATCCGGGCATATATTTGCATTTGTATCTTTCGAGTATAAATATAGATGTTACT
The sequence above is drawn from the Leptospira licerasiae serovar Varillal str. VAR 010 genome and encodes:
- a CDS encoding WapI family immunity protein yields the protein MPDLKKSYQSLSGIAKIETSYEDDVLKIKFKDNGHIDILCNVFIHDEYSQVVNIGFELDQSYLPSFIESLEKIYEELFP
- a CDS encoding putative toxin-antitoxin system toxin component, PIN family, which encodes MLKVLIDTNVYISAILFGGKPKVILEELISGKIIGYISDSILKEIEETLKKPKFKLSEEFISIVLSEIESLTEKIVNISLKDYAGLRDRDDYHILESAISAKVDYLITGDQDLLVLKNLKSLKIISPEQYLSLDSSGASSV
- a CDS encoding L,D-transpeptidase family protein, giving the protein MKKLLALIILTASFSLSSKEITSVTVKKSERKLVVTQNGVNILELKISLGFNPDGNKLQEGDGKTPEGEYKLDYLINDWEYYKAFHISYPKVDQIKKAKENGVNPGGGILIHGMQTKWNWIGKLHTFWDWTHGCIAVTNEQMDKLIEIVPVGSKIIIEP